In Flavobacterium sp. N3904, one DNA window encodes the following:
- the lpxB gene encoding lipid-A-disaccharide synthase: MKYYIIAGEASGDLHGSNLMKALYEEDPSADIRFWGGDLMQNVGGTLVKHYRELAFMGFIEVLFNLKTILNNIKICKNDILQFNPDVIIYIDYPGFNMRIAKWAKEIGYKNHYYISPQIWAWKENRITAIKHDIDKMYVILPFEKDFYEVKHKFPVEFVGHPLIDAIHNQAGIDANTFRAENHLSEKPIIAILPGSRKQEISKMLSVMLSVVNDFPDYQFVIAGAPSQERSFYQQFISGENIKFISNKTYALLRNSTAALVTSGTATLETALFKVPEVVCYKGSWASYQIAKRIITLKYISLVNLIMDREVVTELIQDDCSTKRIREELTKILEPNYRKTLLENYDLLEDKLGGIGASKKTAHLIVNAIK, from the coding sequence ATGAAATACTACATTATTGCTGGGGAAGCTTCCGGAGATTTACACGGTTCCAATTTAATGAAAGCACTCTATGAGGAAGACCCGAGTGCCGACATCCGTTTTTGGGGTGGAGATTTGATGCAAAATGTAGGTGGTACACTGGTAAAACACTATCGCGAATTGGCTTTTATGGGTTTTATTGAAGTGCTTTTCAATCTAAAAACTATTTTAAACAATATCAAAATTTGCAAAAATGATATTTTGCAATTCAATCCTGACGTAATTATTTATATCGATTACCCAGGTTTTAATATGCGAATTGCCAAATGGGCCAAAGAAATCGGATATAAAAACCACTACTATATTTCGCCACAAATCTGGGCCTGGAAAGAAAACCGAATCACAGCCATCAAGCATGACATAGACAAAATGTATGTTATTTTGCCTTTCGAAAAAGATTTTTACGAAGTCAAACATAAATTTCCAGTTGAATTTGTCGGACACCCATTGATTGATGCTATTCACAATCAAGCTGGTATTGACGCCAATACTTTTAGAGCAGAAAATCATTTGTCCGAAAAACCAATTATTGCCATTTTGCCTGGAAGCCGAAAACAGGAAATCAGCAAAATGCTGTCTGTAATGCTCAGTGTTGTCAACGATTTTCCCGATTATCAATTTGTAATTGCAGGAGCACCAAGTCAGGAACGTTCTTTTTACCAGCAATTCATTTCAGGCGAAAACATAAAATTCATCTCAAATAAAACCTACGCCTTATTGCGCAATTCAACTGCGGCATTGGTTACTTCTGGGACAGCAACCCTAGAAACGGCACTTTTCAAAGTTCCCGAAGTGGTTTGCTACAAAGGCAGTTGGGCATCGTACCAAATCGCCAAACGTATCATTACACTAAAATACATTTCGCTTGTCAACCTAATTATGGACAGAGAAGTGGTGACCGAATTAATTCAAGACGATTGTTCTACCAAACGCATTCGAGAAGAACTGACCAAAATCCTAGAACCCAATTACCGCAAAACGCTACTCGAAAACTACGATTTACTGGAAGATAAACTTGGCGGAATTGGTGCCAGCAAAAAAACTGCTCATTTAATTGTTAACGCAATAAAGTAA